Below is a genomic region from Vicia villosa cultivar HV-30 ecotype Madison, WI unplaced genomic scaffold, Vvil1.0 ctg.001080F_1_1_3, whole genome shotgun sequence.
GGCCTAAACCGTTCAAATTAAACAATGAATGGTTCTCCAATGCTTCTTTCGTGCCTTTTGTGGAAAGGGAGTGGAAAAACTTGGTGGTCCATGGACGAGGCGATTTTATTTTGAAGGAGAAGCTTAGACTCATTAAAGACAAAATCAAGATGTGGAACAAGGACGTTTTCGGGAAGATTGATCTTGAGATTGATGAAGGAGTGCACGACATCAATACCGTGGATGAGAGGTTAGATTTCGATCTTTTATCTTCTTCCACCTTCGATGATGACATTGTTCTTAGAAAGGAGGCGACGGGTAGATTTTGGAGAAATTTAAGGATTAAAGAGAATATGCTCTTGCAAAGATCTAAACTTTTGTTGCTTAAGGAGGCTGATTCGAATAGTGCCTTTTTTCATAAAGTGATGAAACAAAGGAGAAGACAAAATCATTTAGGTCCGATTAATTCCCCGAGAGGTTTGGTGGAATCAGTGGAAGAAATTAGGGAGGAGGTGTTTTCTCATTTTGAGAAGAAGTTCGCCGAATCAGAGCCGTTCCGACCTACATTGGACGGTATCCACTTCAAGTC
It encodes:
- the LOC131633157 gene encoding uncharacterized protein LOC131633157, translating into MTDNHNWGPKPFKLNNEWFSNASFVPFVEREWKNLVVHGRGDFILKEKLRLIKDKIKMWNKDVFGKIDLEIDEGVHDINTVDERLDFDLLSSSTFDDDIVLRKEATGRFWRNLRIKENMLLQRSKLLLLKEADSNSAFFHKVMKQRRRQNHLGPINSPRGLVESVEEIREEVFSHFEKKFAESEPFRPTLDGIHFKSISREEAEGLEKPFLEFEIKKAVWECGGSKSPGPDGFSFLFLKKCWHFIKEDFINFFNCFFQGGPIARGITSSFLTLIPKVNNSVGLNDYRSICLVGCLYKAVSKLLTGRLKVVLNSIISPSQNAFVPGRQLLDGVIVAN